In one Lolium rigidum isolate FL_2022 chromosome 3, APGP_CSIRO_Lrig_0.1, whole genome shotgun sequence genomic region, the following are encoded:
- the LOC124694483 gene encoding 50S ribosomal protein L11, chloroplastic-like, whose translation MRFDRPSLTFSVPSPGGGLEDRREQSRREQQTPSQCTAMATTTTLSLRALPSPTAKKLTSSFLGAPSSFLRPAALAATATPARRVFAVRAMAPPKPGGKPKKVVGIIKLALEAGKATPAPPVGPALGAKGVNIMAFCKDYNAKTADKPGYIIPVEITVFDDKSFTFILKTPPASVLLLKAAGVEKGSKEPQREKVGKVTVEQVRVIAQEKLPDLNCKTIESAMRIIAGTAANMGIDVDPPILVKKEKVVF comes from the exons ATGAGGTTCGACC GGCCATCTCTAACCTTCTCAGTTCCCAGCCCAGGAGGAGGATTAGAAGATAGGAGAGAGCAGAGCAGAAGAGAGCAGCAGACTCCTTCCCAGTGCACAGCCATGGCCACCACCACAACCTTATCCCTCCGCGCGCTCCCCTCCCCGACCGCCAAGAAGCTCACCTCCTCCTTCCTCGGCGCCCCCTCCTCCTTCCTCCggccggcggcgctcgcggcCACGGCCACCCCCGCGCGGAGGGTGTTCGCTGTCAGGGCCATGGCGCCTCCCAAACCCGGGGGCAAGCCCAAGAAAG TCGTGGGCATCATAAAGCTGGCCTTGGAGGCCGGCAAGGCGACGCCGGCGCCGCCCGTCGGTCCGGCGCTCGGTGCCAAGGGTGTGAACATCATGGCATTCTGCAAGGATTACAATGCCAAGACCGCCGACAAGCCCGGCTACATTATCCCCGTCGAGATCACCGTGTTCGAT GATAAGAGCTTCACCTTTATCCTGAAGACGCCCCCTGCCTCGGTACTGCTCCTCAAGGCTGCAG GCGTTGAAAAAGGTTCAAAGGAGCCACAGCGCGAGAAGGTTGGAAAAGTAACAGTGGAGCAAGTACGTGTAATTGCTCAGGAGAAGTTGCCGGATTTGAACTGCAAAACCATCGAGTCGGCGATGAGAATCATAGCGGGCACTGCCGCTAACATGGGCATCGATGTTGACCCACCAATCCTAGTGAAGAAGGAAAAGGTGGTCTTCTAG
- the LOC124694485 gene encoding psbP-like protein 1, chloroplastic: protein MDRRFDGDSVECSPSPRRQVLVAGAAAAAAFVSRPTPAAFAEGTKGFLGVIDRKAGYSFVYPFGWQEVSVQGQDKVYKDVIEPLESVSINMIPTIKEDIRDLGPPEQVAEALVRKVLAPPTQKTKLIEAKQTEIDGRAYYTFEFTAQAPNFTRHALGTITIANGKFYTLATGANERRWDKMKERLHTIVDSFKIETKV from the exons ATGGACCGGCGATTTGATG GTGACTCGGTGGAGTGCTCCCCGTCCCCGCGGCGCCAGGTGCTCGTGGCGGGGGCTGCGGCCGCCGCGGCGTTCGTCTCCCGGCCTACTCCGGCGGCAT TCGCAGAGGGCACGAAAGGGTTCCTGGGTGTCATCGACAGGAAAGCCGGGTACTCCTTCGTGTACCCGTTCGGATGGCAG GAAGTGTCTGTGCAAGGCCAAGATAAGGTGTACAAAGATGTGATCGAGCCTTTGGAGAGTGTCAGCATCAACATGATTCCGACCATCAAGGAAGACATCCGTGACCTCGGTCCTCCAGAGCAG GTTGCTGAGGCTTTGGTACGGAAAGTTCTTGCTCCACCTACGCAGAAGACAAAGTTAATTGAGGCAAAACAG ACTGAAATTGACGGAAGAGCTTACTACACTTTCGAGTTCACAGCCCAGGCTCCAAATTTCACCAGACATGCACTTGGTACAATTACCATAGCAAATG GTAAATTTTACACGTTGGCTACTGGCGCAAACGAGAGGAGATGGGATAAGATGAAGGAAAGGCTACATACAATCGTCGACTCGTTCAAAATCGAAACAAAAGTGTGA